A stretch of DNA from Pasteurellaceae bacterium RH1A:
CCAGGCCTGTATTTGTCGCTGGTATCAAGCCGATATTGAGGTTATTGCCCATCAACAGACACAATGCCCGCAGGTGCAGTTTTTGAAGTAGGAAAGCTAGAGCCAGTTTTCTAAACGTAGGCCCTCAACCCGCTCAAACTCCCTAAGATTATTGCTGACCAGCACTAGCCCCTCGCTGCGAGCATGGGCAGCAATGTGCAAATCATTCTCGCCAATAATCTTACCTTGGCTGGCCAAGTCTGCCTTAATATTGCCAAAATGGGCTGAAGCCTTGGCCCCATAAGGCAGGATTTCAAGGCGGGAAAGAAAATCCTCAATAACAGCCAAATTCCGTTCAGGAAATTGGCTTTTTTCTGCCCCATAATAAAGCTCCGATACCGTAATAGCACTCACGCACATACGGCTAGCGTGACGGTTAAAGGCTTCTACTATTTCGAGAGGGCGGCGTTTGATAACATAAATCACAATGTTGGTATCTAACATATACTTAAGCATAGCCACCCCTAAAAATCTTCACGTTCAGGCTGAAAACTAACCTCTCTTTCAACCATAAAATCCTCGCTTGCGCCTTGTCCTGCCAAGAAAAAGCTGTCCCAGGTCTGATTAATGGGACTTAGAATCCGTTCCTGGCCCACCACTCTCACGGCTACTTTTTTCACATCATCATTAAAACGCACATCCACAGGCAATCGGACAGCTTGGGTGCGGTTGGTAATAAATACAGAGGCTTCAATCATCTTATGCTCCTTTTACTAATATTTTAGCCAGTATATCTCTTATGTATCTAGCTTGCTAGACCAAAGCAAAATATTTTCCTGAATGCAGTCTGAACAAACGGCCAAAGCGAATTATCTCTGGATAATAAAATAAACCAGCCTTAAGGTTTCCTTAATCTTTCCTTGGTTTAATAGGCCCATCTTTAAACCAAGGAGCCAATATGAAAACCCTATCTCGTCTACTTGCCCTCGTGGCCACAACCATCTTTTCCGCTCTCAGCCTAGGCCTGATCTTTTGTTTCACGGCCTTTTCCTTGCTGGCCACAGGCTTACTTCTTCTCTGGCGTAAGTTTTTCCCTGCCCAAGAACAACAAGCTGTATTTGAGGTGAAGCCAAACAGGGTTTGGTATGATACCTAACAGTGCACTTGAGTGAAAACGAAAACACTTAATCATATTTCCAACAAAATAAACCTTGTTATGGTGTGGCCTTATCCACACCATTTTTTGCAAAAAAACCTCTCTTCCCCACCGCTTGCCTCAAACAAAAGCAAACGTTTGCCTTTCATTTAACAAAATTGAAGTCAGGTTTTCTTGTGATCTGCTTCACAGTTTTAGATAAATTTACTGGTCGGATTTCAAATTTTCGCTATGATGGCAGGGCTTAATGTTCGTAAATGAACATTGCTTACTACACATTCACAGGAGAATCTTATGTTTGGTCCATTTAAACCTGCTCCGCATATTGCAGAGCTGCCGGCCGACAAGGTTGATGCCCGCTATAAATTCCTGCGTTGGCAGGTCTTTGCTGGGATCTTCTTTGGTTATGCGGCCTATTATTTCGTGCGTGCCAACTTCGACTTGGCTCAAAAGGGCTTGATTGAAGCGGGGCTTTATAATAAAGCTGAACTGGGTATCATCGGTACAGGGGCGGGCTTGGCCTACGGCCTGTCTAAATTCGTGATGGCCGGGATGTCAGACCGTTCTAACCCGAAAGTCTTCCTTCCATTTGGTCTTTTGCTGTCTGGTTTATGTATGACCATGATGGGCCTCATGCCTTGGGCAACCTCGGGCATTGCGGTGATGTTTATCATGATCTTCTTGAACGGCTGGTTCCAGGGTATGGGTTGGCCGCCGTGTGGCCGTACCATGGTGCATTGGTGGTCAAAATCTGAACGTGGCTCCATCGTATCGGTTTGGAACACGGCCCACAACCTAGGGGGAATGGTGCCAGGTGCCATGGTGCTTTTGGCCAGCGCCCTTTATTTCAGCACCCACGGGGTTGAAGCCACCGCCAAAGATGTTTGGCAACAAGCCCTCTACTTCCCAGGTATCGCTGCCATGGTGGCCGCCATTCCAATCTATTTATTGATGAAGGACACCCCGCAATCTTGCGGCCTGCCACCAATCGAAAAATGGCGTAACGACTACCCAGAAGACTACAACGAAAAAACCTACGAGCACGACCTCAGCACCAAGGAAATCTTTGTCACCTATGTGCTTAAAAACAAGCTCTTATGGTACATCGCCATTGCCAACGTTTTCGTTTACCTCATTCGCTATGGCGTGCTGAAATGGTCGCCAGTTTACTTGGGTGAAGTCAAACACTTCAACATCAAGGGCACAGCCTGGGCCTATACCATTTATGAATTGGCCGCCATTCCAGGTACGCTGCTTTGCGGTTGGGTGTCTGACAAGGTCTTCAAGGGTAAACGTGGCTTAACGGGCTTTATCTTTATGATTTTAACCACTGCGGCAGTGGTCGCCCTCTGGCTCAACCCGGCCACGCCTGAAAACGAAATCGCCCAATATGCCGGCCATGCCTGGTATGAGAACCCATATCAGCTTATGGATTTCATCCTCATGACCACCATCGGCTTCTTGATTTATGGCCCAGTGATGCTTATCGGCCTCCACGCCCTTGAACTGGCCCCGAAAAAGGCAGCCGGTACATCGGCAGGCTTTACTGGCCTCTTTGGCTACCTAGGCGGTACTGTGTCAGCCTCTGCGGTTGTGGGCTGGGCAGCCGAATACTACGGCTGGGACGGCGGTTTCTATGTGATGATCGCCGGCGGCGTGTTAGCTGTGCTTCTTATGTTTATCGTGATGATTGAAGAAGGCAAACACAAGGCTAAACTTGCCGAGCATTATGGCACTAAATAATCTTTAATATTAAGGGAGGCTGTGGCTTCCCTTTTCTTTATCTGTCACAAAAAGGTAATACACTCCATGTATATTGCCCAAAGAAAACCACTACAAAAGGAGACCTTATGAAACTAAAAAATCTTGTTGCAGTTACCACTTTAGCCCTGTCTTCCCTGGCCTATGCCGCAAGCGATAAGCTTATCATCGCCCACCGTGGGGCCAGTGGCTACCTGCCAGAGCATACCTTGGAATCCAAAGCCCTGGCCTTTGGCCAACAAGCGGATTATTTGGAGCAAGATCTTGCAATGACCAAGGACAACCGCCTGATTGTTATTCACGATCACTTCCTCGATGGCCTTACCGATGTGGCCAAAAAATTCCCTAATCGCGCCCGAGCAGATGGCCGTTACTATGTGGCCGATTTCACCCTGGCTGAAATCCAAACCTTGGAAATGACCGAAAACTTCAAACTCAAAGACGGCAAACAGGAGCAGGTTTACCCTAATCGCTTCCCTATGTGGCAATCCCATTTCACCATTCACACCTTTGAAGATGAGCTAGAATTTATCCAAGGCCTTGAAAAATCCACTGGCAAGAAAATCGGCATCTACCCTGAAATCAAGGCCCCTTGGCTCCACCACCAAGAAGGCAAGGACATCGCTTTAGAAACCTTAAAAGTCCTGAAAAAATACGGCTACGACAAAAAATCTGATCGGGTTTACCTGCAAACCTTCGATTTTAACGAACTCAAACGGATTAAAACCCAGCTTCTGCCAGAGCTAGGCATGGACATCAAGATCGTCCAGCTCATCGCCTACAGCGACTGGGGTGAAACCCAAGAAAAAGATGCTCAAGGCAAGTGGGTCAACTACGATTATGATTGGATGTTCAAGCCAGGTGCCATGGCCGAAGTGGCTAAATATGCCGATGGCGTAGGGCCTGGTTGGTATATGTTAATTGATGATAAGGCCTCCACCCCAGGCAAGATCAAATACACCCCACTGGTGCAGGAGCTTGCCAAGCACAATATGGAAGTTCACCCCTACACTGTGCGTAAGGATGCCCTGCCTGCCTTCTTTAACGATGTAAACCAGATGTATGATGCCCTCTTAAATCAGGCAGGTGCAACAGGAGTTTTTACCGATTTTCCTGATACGGGCGTGGAGTTTCTTAAAGGCAAGAAATAAACCTGCAAATTGCAAATAAAGCATGAAAAATTCCCACTATAGGTCATAATAGTGGGAATTTTTTTATTGGAGGCAATATGTCAAAACACCTTCCTGAAATCCTCAAGGTTGAGGTCGTGGCCAAGAGTCGGATTTTTGAAGTACAGGCTGTCGATTTACGTTTTTCCAATGGGGAGCAACGCACCTATGAACGCCTAACCCCGCAACGAGGCTCGTCTGTAATGGTGATTCCCATCCAAAATGATGAGCTGATAATGGTCAAAGAATATGCGGTGGGGCCGGAACGTTACGAGCTGAACTTTCCAAAAGGCATTGTCGATAAGGGTGAAGAACCCATTGAAAGTGCCAACCGTGAGCTGCAAGAAGAAATCGGCTTTGGGGCC
This window harbors:
- a CDS encoding plasmid maintenance protein (stability determinant protein), producing MLKYMLDTNIVIYVIKRRPLEIVEAFNRHASRMCVSAITVSELYYGAEKSQFPERNLAVIEDFLSRLEILPYGAKASAHFGNIKADLASQGKIIGENDLHIAAHARSEGLVLVSNNLREFERVEGLRLENWL
- a CDS encoding antitoxin, with the protein product MIEASVFITNRTQAVRLPVDVRFNDDVKKVAVRVVGQERILSPINQTWDSFFLAGQGASEDFMVEREVSFQPEREDF
- a CDS encoding glycerol-3-phosphate transporter, with protein sequence MFGPFKPAPHIAELPADKVDARYKFLRWQVFAGIFFGYAAYYFVRANFDLAQKGLIEAGLYNKAELGIIGTGAGLAYGLSKFVMAGMSDRSNPKVFLPFGLLLSGLCMTMMGLMPWATSGIAVMFIMIFLNGWFQGMGWPPCGRTMVHWWSKSERGSIVSVWNTAHNLGGMVPGAMVLLASALYFSTHGVEATAKDVWQQALYFPGIAAMVAAIPIYLLMKDTPQSCGLPPIEKWRNDYPEDYNEKTYEHDLSTKEIFVTYVLKNKLLWYIAIANVFVYLIRYGVLKWSPVYLGEVKHFNIKGTAWAYTIYELAAIPGTLLCGWVSDKVFKGKRGLTGFIFMILTTAAVVALWLNPATPENEIAQYAGHAWYENPYQLMDFILMTTIGFLIYGPVMLIGLHALELAPKKAAGTSAGFTGLFGYLGGTVSASAVVGWAAEYYGWDGGFYVMIAGGVLAVLLMFIVMIEEGKHKAKLAEHYGTK
- a CDS encoding glycerophosphodiester phosphodiesterase encodes the protein MKLKNLVAVTTLALSSLAYAASDKLIIAHRGASGYLPEHTLESKALAFGQQADYLEQDLAMTKDNRLIVIHDHFLDGLTDVAKKFPNRARADGRYYVADFTLAEIQTLEMTENFKLKDGKQEQVYPNRFPMWQSHFTIHTFEDELEFIQGLEKSTGKKIGIYPEIKAPWLHHQEGKDIALETLKVLKKYGYDKKSDRVYLQTFDFNELKRIKTQLLPELGMDIKIVQLIAYSDWGETQEKDAQGKWVNYDYDWMFKPGAMAEVAKYADGVGPGWYMLIDDKASTPGKIKYTPLVQELAKHNMEVHPYTVRKDALPAFFNDVNQMYDALLNQAGATGVFTDFPDTGVEFLKGKK
- a CDS encoding ADP compounds hydrolase NudE; this translates as MSKHLPEILKVEVVAKSRIFEVQAVDLRFSNGEQRTYERLTPQRGSSVMVIPIQNDELIMVKEYAVGPERYELNFPKGIVDKGEEPIESANRELQEEIGFGAKRLDFLRSLYSSPSHMYGLMHIFVAQDLYPSWLTGDEPEPLEIVRIPLSQIDSLLADPSFSEARNLAALFMLREYLKQAG